The genomic window GAAAAAGATCGTCGTCGTCATGCCCGCTTACAATGCGGCGCAGACGCTGGAGCAGACGTTCAAAGACATTCCCATGGATATTATCGATGAGGTGCTTCTCGTAGACGACGCGTCTCGCGACGAAACCATCAAGGTGGCTCAGCGCCTGGGGATAAAGTGCTTCCTGCACGAGCGGAACATGGGGTACGGCCGCAACCAGAAGACCTGTTACACCGAGGCCATGAAGCTGGATGCCGACATCGTGGTCATGCTTCACCCCGACTACCAGTATTCGCCCAGGATCATTCCGGCATTGGCGGGCCTGGTTGCGAGCGGGGAATACGATGTCGCGCTCGGGTCGAGAATACTGGGCGGCAAAACCCGGCAAGGCGGCATGCCGCTCTACAAATACATCTCCAATCGTTTTCTCACCGCTTTCGAGAACCTGCTGCTGGACGCGAAGCTGTCCGAATACCACACCGGCTTTCGCGCCTTCTCGCGGCGCGTGCTCGAAACCCTCCCCATCTGGGAGAATTCCGACGATTTCGTGTTCGACAACGAGATGCTCGCCCAGGCGATCTACTTCTCCTTCGCGGTGGGGGAGGTTTCCTGCCCGACCCGCTACTTTCCGGAAGCGTCGTCGATAAATTTCAGGCGAAGCGTGAAATACGGCCTGGGCGTGCTGGCGACCTCGGTGAAGTTCGTTTTGCAGAGGCTGGGCATTGCAAGGTTCAGGATTTTTTCGCCCTCCGGCCGCACCATCAAGCCGCCTTCCTATTATCAGGAAAAGACCTCCTCACCCTGATGGCGCGCGCGGCGGACAACGATCCCCGAACTGCCTGGAAGCCCCGCCCATTTGATCGGGGATCATCGCTCTACCCGGGCCGCCCGTCGAAAGGCAGGCGTTTTTCCATTCCCGAAACCCCGCCGCCCGAACAGGCGTCCACGGCCCGGTCGATGTTCCCGGCGCCGAACCGCGCATAGCGCTCGGTCAATCGAATGGTCGAATGACCCAGAAGAGCCTTGAGCGCCGGCAGACCGATACCCCTTTGCACCGTCCGGGCCGCAAAGGTGTGCCGGAGCGAGTGGATCACAAAACCGGGATCCCCTCCCAGCCCCATCTGCTTGCGAACCCACTTCCAGTTGTATTCGGCCTGCTGATACGTCACGTTCGAAAAGGGAGACTTTATCCCCATTCCCATGCGCTGCATCAACATCGATCTGACCCTGCGGGTCATCGGCAGGATTCTGTTTCTTCCGGATTCCACGTCAATTCCGATTTTCCCGCCCACCAGATCCACACCTTTCCATTTCAGTGACAACACCTCGCTCAGGCTGGCCCCAGTGTCCAGGAGCACCATGTAGAGGTCCGCGGCATCGTGCCTGCCCGTTCTCCTCAAAAGCGCGAGGAGTCTGCTCTCCTCCTCCGGGCTGAGGGTCCTCAGCCTGCCCTCCTTTTCCTTGAGCCTGTCGAATCGCGGCACCCGGTCGATGACACGCCATTCGTTGCACGACATCCTCAGCAGGGTTTGAAGCACGGAGAGCTTACTGTTGATGGTGGCCGCGCTGTTCCCGTCGGATTGAAGCTGCCTGACCAGACCCCGGACCTCGTTCTCGCCGATATCCTTCAGTCGGATGTCGTTTCCCAGCTTTTCCAGCAGCGATCTTGCGTGAAACCCGACGGTCTTCGCACTCTTCTTGTGATTCCAGTGGACCTTGAAGGCCCGCGCCATGGCCTCACTCAAGCTCATTTCCCCCCGAATCGGCTCATGCGAAACCACACCCGTCAGCGTCCGTCTCAAAGCGGCCTCGAAATCCAATGCCTTCAACCGCTCGGACGTCGCGGCGCTCTTCCTGATCCGTGGATGTCCCTTCACCTTGACATCCACCCAGTAGACCTCTCCTCGCCTGTACACGGACATTGCCGTTCCCTCCACACGATGAATCGTCCGGATCATAAAGACCACTGTGACACAGTCTGCACCATAAACCATTTAATTTATAAGTGCTACTAAATTCCCTCACAGCATTTTAATCTATGATAACAGAGCGACAAGGTGCAAAATCAGGAGAGATTAGACAAATTTCAAGTAGTTATGGCTTTCGGCAGGGAGCGGTATTGCATCGGACCGTCGAATTATTTTCACATCCGCGAAGGCAGGAGGAGGATCATTCCCGCACCACGGAGCCGGCCGGCCCGCGTGGGGGGTTGACGCTGGCTTATTGAAGGGGGACCGGCCTTGAGGATGGGACCGCTAAAGGCCGGAAGCGGGTAGATCCACGGCCTGACAGTCCGTGGTCCTGAGTGCCCAGTCCGGGCCGACTTTCTCGAGAAAGCCGAGACCGACGGCGTCGGAAATCTTCTGCACATCGCCGCCCTCGATCCGGGCGACGCCGGCCTTCCGGAGTTCGTCCATCTCTTTCTTCACGACCTCGCGGAGTTTTGAGAGGTCCTTCCCGAAGGCCCTTTCGATATCCTGCGGGTAAACCTCGCCGCCCCTGCCGGCAACGCCGAAGAAGACGTATCCCGGCCCGACGAGCAGGGCGATATCCTGGTTCGTGCGGCTGACGGCAAGCACCGCCCAGACGTCGGCATCCGCCGCATCGACTGCGGCGTTGGGCAGGTCCCTGGCCCAGTCCAGGGCTTTATCCTTCACGGTGGCGGCCCTGACCATCACACCGCCCATGGGGCAGAGATCACTTACCGAGCATGCGGGGTCCGTCTTCAGCACGATCATCCCCACCAACCCCAACAACGCCAAAGACCACCAGATCCCCTGCTTCATGTCGTTTCCCCTCCCTTTCGCCGTCAGCGACGGCGAGCCTTCCGATTTTTGTCCCGTTCGCATCCCCGAAATCCATCACTGGTGGAGTTTCAGTATGGAATTGCCCGCGCGCGGGGTCAAGGTGCCCGTCCATGCACGGGAAAAGCCACTCATTCCGGAAAGAACCCCCCCGGGGCCTCACCGTGCAATCCACTGCCGGAACCGTCGCAGGCGGAGGTGCAGGCGCGGTCCCGTCGCCCGTCCGGTGTTCCCCCCTCTCCGCGATTCATGCCCCGCCGTGCTCCAACGGGATCCACTCCGGGCGAAAGCACCGCCTCACGGCCCACCCCCGCCATCGGTGAGAAATTTCCACAGCGTCATGTGCCGACTTCGGTGGATATC from Syntrophobacter fumaroxidans MPOB includes these protein-coding regions:
- a CDS encoding glycosyltransferase family 2 protein, encoding MLTGKKIVVVMPAYNAAQTLEQTFKDIPMDIIDEVLLVDDASRDETIKVAQRLGIKCFLHERNMGYGRNQKTCYTEAMKLDADIVVMLHPDYQYSPRIIPALAGLVASGEYDVALGSRILGGKTRQGGMPLYKYISNRFLTAFENLLLDAKLSEYHTGFRAFSRRVLETLPIWENSDDFVFDNEMLAQAIYFSFAVGEVSCPTRYFPEASSINFRRSVKYGLGVLATSVKFVLQRLGIARFRIFSPSGRTIKPPSYYQEKTSSP
- a CDS encoding tyrosine-type recombinase/integrase → MSVYRRGEVYWVDVKVKGHPRIRKSAATSERLKALDFEAALRRTLTGVVSHEPIRGEMSLSEAMARAFKVHWNHKKSAKTVGFHARSLLEKLGNDIRLKDIGENEVRGLVRQLQSDGNSAATINSKLSVLQTLLRMSCNEWRVIDRVPRFDRLKEKEGRLRTLSPEEESRLLALLRRTGRHDAADLYMVLLDTGASLSEVLSLKWKGVDLVGGKIGIDVESGRNRILPMTRRVRSMLMQRMGMGIKSPFSNVTYQQAEYNWKWVRKQMGLGGDPGFVIHSLRHTFAARTVQRGIGLPALKALLGHSTIRLTERYARFGAGNIDRAVDACSGGGVSGMEKRLPFDGRPG